A region from the Mycobacterium heidelbergense genome encodes:
- a CDS encoding O-antigen ligase family protein has protein sequence MVDEGTRDLMVAISVIALLVFISALRKTVRRGEWSRTAAFAAAIPICTQASINVIVTYRGEWKRVTNVYLNMPWEWPGHWHMVWRALSLLLGVIAVVVFLARVRRGNVPVNGPAVLLVVVALISFGSSLLHGDNPFRPVSVVFVVLLAACTVAPRGLGIHVGIATWATIIAITSGFTFLEFIQQHGFGVMPCTEDKCGILNFDFSGVMEYDNALAVYLALAMPFVYIGFGSWEGVTLSAYILWLILITGSRSGSVAAVITFIALVLLRPNIRRPVAAPIRSWLLYFGLTAALIVGIAVPFTENDPAAYTGRAYLWSLAWRTLSDPADMWYGTGVRSLLRMHESGQLVYPVYSVHNQWLQVVLSTGLIGFVLFLTALALLLRNARGAYSLVAGCALLPAFVLAVTERPWPIDSLELLVWTVPAALLSYPAIKRRANPLGSSPIRVSQPGVDAKSAAEQRPGDTLSVGSGD, from the coding sequence ATGGTTGACGAGGGCACCCGCGACTTGATGGTGGCGATATCAGTCATCGCCCTGCTGGTATTTATCAGCGCGCTGCGGAAAACGGTGCGACGGGGCGAATGGTCGAGGACCGCCGCGTTCGCGGCGGCGATCCCTATCTGCACCCAAGCCTCCATCAACGTTATCGTCACCTACCGCGGCGAGTGGAAGAGGGTGACCAACGTCTACCTCAACATGCCCTGGGAGTGGCCCGGGCACTGGCACATGGTCTGGCGGGCGCTGAGCCTTCTCCTGGGGGTGATAGCCGTGGTCGTCTTCCTGGCACGGGTCAGGCGCGGTAACGTCCCCGTCAACGGCCCTGCGGTATTGCTCGTTGTGGTGGCGCTCATATCGTTCGGATCGTCGCTTCTGCACGGCGACAACCCGTTTCGTCCGGTATCGGTGGTATTCGTGGTGCTGCTAGCGGCCTGCACAGTAGCCCCACGCGGGCTGGGCATTCATGTGGGCATCGCCACGTGGGCCACCATTATCGCGATCACCAGTGGCTTTACCTTTCTGGAGTTTATCCAGCAACACGGCTTCGGCGTCATGCCTTGCACCGAAGACAAGTGCGGCATACTCAACTTCGACTTCAGCGGCGTAATGGAGTACGACAACGCGCTCGCGGTATACCTCGCCCTTGCAATGCCGTTCGTATACATCGGCTTTGGCTCATGGGAGGGGGTCACCCTAAGCGCCTACATACTCTGGTTGATTCTGATCACGGGCAGCCGTTCGGGCTCCGTAGCGGCCGTGATCACTTTCATCGCTCTGGTGTTGCTGCGTCCGAACATCAGACGGCCCGTCGCAGCACCGATACGGTCGTGGCTGCTCTACTTTGGACTGACCGCGGCGTTGATCGTGGGCATCGCGGTGCCGTTCACCGAGAACGACCCGGCCGCCTACACGGGCCGGGCCTACCTTTGGTCACTGGCGTGGCGAACGCTGTCAGATCCCGCCGATATGTGGTACGGGACGGGGGTGCGAAGCCTGCTACGCATGCACGAGTCAGGCCAACTCGTTTATCCGGTGTATTCGGTGCACAACCAGTGGCTGCAGGTAGTGCTCTCAACAGGACTCATCGGGTTTGTTCTGTTCCTGACCGCGCTGGCGCTCCTGCTGCGGAATGCGCGCGGCGCCTATAGTCTCGTGGCCGGCTGTGCGCTACTGCCGGCCTTTGTGCTGGCCGTCACGGAGCGGCCTTGGCCTATCGACAGCCTCGAACTGCTGGTTTGGACCGTGCCTGCAGCCCTGCTGAGCTATCCGGCGATCAAGCGCAGGGCAAACCCCTTGGGCAGCAGTCCAATCCGCGTATCCCAGCCGGGCGTCGATGCGAAGAGCGCCGCGGAGCAACGACCCGGTGACACATTGTCGGTGGGCAGTGGTGACTAA
- a CDS encoding polysaccharide biosynthesis protein, which translates to MVLPITGISHLVIARLITSAAGIEQFGVVMLIATLSQPLVFADLGAGAAIATARARVSEAGPEQFRRTTLTAIRTTLCSACLLGVTAVALGLLDAWPPLLGIHPAQIGRGINVAVVLTLMAFAVGLPFSLGANILRGSGRMHQAVLLGGLTAPFALGLTAALFALHAPSLAYALPIPVSGLLSAMWAALAVRRSDAKLVKGIVGQAFQPRRFRGLSIRAIAAPWVLVMMGQPLALQSDRLVLSHRLALTDLANYSYAAQLYLPIESVVVVAALALWPHFAVQTQAAATVRKTWLTGLAILGAAGALAATGFVLLSPYVIGWTSDGLATPPISLLVAFGALLVVQSLHATTSIMLISPKALRFQAVCMIALVVTNLPLSWVLAPVLGPSGPVFASALTMALCQLIPGVIVAHRATSRRPAAEVS; encoded by the coding sequence ATGGTGCTTCCGATCACCGGGATCTCGCATCTGGTGATCGCACGGTTGATCACCTCGGCGGCCGGGATCGAGCAATTCGGGGTGGTGATGCTGATCGCCACGCTCAGCCAGCCGCTGGTCTTCGCCGACCTGGGGGCCGGGGCGGCGATTGCGACGGCACGCGCCCGCGTGTCGGAGGCTGGACCAGAGCAGTTCCGTCGCACGACTTTGACCGCGATTCGGACGACGTTGTGTTCGGCGTGCCTGCTCGGGGTGACCGCCGTCGCTCTGGGTCTGCTGGATGCGTGGCCGCCCCTACTCGGCATTCACCCAGCCCAAATCGGCAGAGGCATCAACGTTGCGGTCGTGCTGACACTGATGGCTTTCGCCGTGGGGCTGCCGTTCTCGCTGGGCGCGAACATCCTGCGGGGCAGTGGCCGGATGCATCAGGCCGTTCTGCTCGGCGGGCTGACGGCGCCCTTTGCGCTTGGTTTGACGGCGGCGCTTTTCGCGCTGCACGCGCCCTCGCTCGCCTATGCCCTGCCCATCCCGGTCAGTGGGTTGCTGAGCGCCATGTGGGCCGCGCTGGCGGTGCGACGAAGCGATGCGAAACTCGTCAAAGGCATTGTCGGACAGGCATTTCAGCCTCGTCGCTTCCGCGGACTGTCAATCCGGGCCATCGCCGCGCCGTGGGTCTTGGTGATGATGGGTCAGCCCCTGGCGCTTCAATCCGACCGGCTTGTGCTATCTCACCGCCTCGCGCTCACCGACCTTGCCAACTATTCCTACGCCGCGCAGCTGTACCTGCCGATAGAGTCGGTGGTCGTGGTCGCGGCGCTTGCGCTGTGGCCCCATTTCGCCGTTCAGACGCAGGCGGCAGCAACCGTGCGAAAAACCTGGCTTACCGGTCTGGCCATCCTCGGCGCCGCGGGGGCGCTCGCCGCAACCGGGTTCGTGCTGCTCTCTCCTTACGTCATCGGATGGACGAGCGACGGGCTTGCGACACCGCCGATCTCGCTGCTGGTCGCGTTCGGCGCCCTCCTCGTCGTGCAATCGCTGCACGCCACGACCAGCATCATGTTGATTTCGCCAAAAGCCCTTCGATTCCAGGCCGTCTGCATGATCGCGCTCGTCGTCACAAATCTTCCGCTCTCCTGGGTGCTCGCCCCCGTGCTGGGACCGAGCGGCCCAGTGTTCGCCTCCGCGTTGACGATGGCGCTGTGCCAGTTGATACCAGGCGTCATCGTCGCGCACCGCGCAACCTCCAGAAGACCCGCCGCAGAGGTGAGTTGA
- a CDS encoding glycosyltransferase family 2 protein, translating into MDAPLFSIVTISFQNIDGLRATTESLQSQSFSDFEHIVIDGGSTDGSADWLAANCLGTWRSEPDRGRYDAMNKGARISRGEYLWFMHAGDLFGDTDALARVAAAIERAGHPDWLYGLARIVGPDKSLRGVLGVVPFSMFNVVILQRSLPHQASAFRRDFFWRLGGYDVEMGHASDQLFMVRAAKCSPPLVLADVVCDFDFTGASTQRSWWEHPWDGYRIRRMTGVTATRWRALDNLLALGYTLLRLVGLSLRATARRIDTAAKTSPDAGG; encoded by the coding sequence GTGGACGCACCGCTCTTTTCCATCGTGACAATCAGTTTCCAGAACATAGACGGACTTCGCGCGACGACCGAGTCACTGCAATCGCAGTCGTTTAGCGACTTTGAGCATATCGTCATCGACGGTGGGTCCACCGACGGTTCAGCGGACTGGCTGGCGGCCAACTGCCTTGGCACTTGGCGCAGCGAGCCCGACCGGGGTCGCTACGACGCGATGAACAAAGGAGCGCGGATTTCGCGCGGCGAATATTTGTGGTTCATGCACGCCGGAGATCTGTTCGGCGATACCGACGCGCTGGCGCGGGTCGCCGCTGCGATCGAGCGTGCGGGCCACCCGGACTGGCTCTACGGCCTGGCCCGTATCGTCGGCCCGGATAAGAGCCTCCGCGGTGTGCTCGGAGTTGTGCCATTCAGCATGTTCAACGTCGTGATCTTGCAGCGGTCATTGCCCCATCAAGCCAGCGCATTTAGGCGAGACTTCTTCTGGCGCCTGGGCGGCTACGACGTGGAGATGGGCCACGCGTCCGACCAGCTGTTCATGGTTCGTGCTGCCAAATGCTCGCCCCCGCTGGTGCTCGCGGACGTGGTGTGCGATTTCGACTTCACCGGCGCCAGCACCCAACGGTCGTGGTGGGAGCATCCTTGGGATGGATACCGGATCCGGCGAATGACTGGCGTGACGGCCACCCGATGGCGGGCGCTTGATAACCTTCTCGCGCTCGGCTATACGCTTTTGCGCCTTGTCGGCCTGTCCCTACGCGCGACGGCGAGACGCATAGATACCGCGGCGAAAACATCTCCTGATGCAGGCGGGTGA
- a CDS encoding acyltransferase family protein: protein MTDATTGTRTARASKFTSLEAGRAFAALIVVLFHCNETGVESKYFGHEVLPFFRGGYSGVEFFFVLSGFVMVVAHRKDLSTGRGVGRFLWKRFQRLYPTLWAVVVPLVVVMLVGPTLRWADSLSAGDVVAALTAAPFPHERVLSVEWTLRYEVVFYLLFAMTIRWRRPTLLLWLVWCVVGVTSLWFAPHGILGFVVAPYPLIFVAGMIVGLAFERIPARVAIASLTIGSAVYLAWLAHLAASAVKPDKLPIDALGFGVGAALIVAGLAILERSGKIAAPRILCFLGAASYSIYLVHYPAMSVLMKLAMKLRAMGAPDYAAITLVLLTAVGAGVMCHLVVEKPLLKATRRLGDWYSERRRIGSPVVVGIPLARARVTILAHGLGVALREPVPPFLRAGPRGGPM, encoded by the coding sequence GTGACCGATGCAACGACCGGGACGCGTACCGCTCGCGCGTCCAAGTTCACATCTCTTGAGGCCGGTCGTGCGTTTGCTGCACTTATAGTTGTGCTGTTCCACTGCAACGAAACTGGCGTTGAATCGAAGTACTTCGGCCACGAGGTCTTGCCCTTCTTCCGCGGCGGATACTCCGGCGTTGAGTTCTTCTTCGTCCTGAGCGGCTTCGTGATGGTGGTAGCGCATCGAAAAGATCTCTCGACGGGACGGGGGGTCGGACGGTTCCTGTGGAAACGATTCCAACGGCTTTACCCGACGCTCTGGGCCGTCGTCGTGCCGCTGGTCGTCGTTATGCTCGTCGGGCCTACCCTGCGCTGGGCGGACAGTTTAAGCGCCGGTGATGTCGTTGCTGCACTTACGGCGGCGCCGTTTCCGCATGAACGAGTGCTGTCGGTCGAGTGGACGCTGCGCTACGAGGTTGTCTTCTACCTGTTGTTCGCGATGACTATCCGGTGGCGGCGGCCCACGTTGCTGCTGTGGCTGGTTTGGTGCGTTGTCGGGGTGACGAGCCTCTGGTTTGCGCCACATGGGATCCTGGGCTTCGTCGTCGCGCCCTATCCCTTGATCTTCGTTGCGGGAATGATTGTCGGTTTGGCGTTCGAGCGCATACCGGCTCGCGTGGCTATTGCATCGTTGACGATTGGCAGCGCGGTCTACCTGGCATGGTTGGCGCATTTGGCGGCCTCGGCTGTCAAACCCGACAAGTTGCCGATCGACGCATTGGGCTTCGGGGTGGGTGCGGCACTGATCGTGGCTGGCTTGGCGATTTTGGAGCGCTCGGGCAAGATCGCTGCACCCCGGATTCTCTGCTTCCTGGGTGCGGCGTCCTATTCGATCTATCTTGTGCACTACCCGGCAATGTCCGTTCTCATGAAGCTCGCAATGAAACTGCGTGCCATGGGGGCACCGGATTATGCCGCGATCACACTCGTACTACTTACAGCGGTTGGGGCGGGTGTGATGTGCCACCTCGTCGTCGAGAAGCCGTTGCTCAAGGCGACCCGGCGTCTCGGTGACTGGTACTCAGAGCGTCGGCGTATCGGTTCACCGGTCGTAGTGGGCATCCCGTTGGCGCGCGCAAGAGTCACGATCCTCGCGCACGGCCTCGGCGTCGCGCTCAGGGAGCCTGTCCCACCGTTCCTTCGAGCAGGCCCTCGTGGTGGGCCCATGTGA
- a CDS encoding YveK family protein yields the protein MDVASVRKAIRKRWLIVAGATVTLAALAGVVTLLRPPMYTATAEGLVSISHPQTRPPWALTNGSQYITDRMPSYAHVGGTSSVILPVYARLHLRESLNGRVSSQWVADKALLRITVTDRDPALAAHIADDILQQLGGSIEQIENGNILVTEVTPAPVPSTPSNHNVLLNSGVGAATGLLLGLFGAVGLQAMSDRARRRRLWRTWVMDASVYTHFWRAGRASLIPQLAPGGRVLVPTDAAAEIDKYRALHPGIPSVDSVGWARPILLNEEEDRTQIQVKAQMGGSIDEYLSASAVIACASHRNLTAVLGQDVAIEQAHRLGVHTCDILWIVIEAYKTVHDENRGLAAALVDDLLATGVQLPFDSGEDLFTWAHHEGLLEGTVGQAP from the coding sequence ATGGACGTCGCGTCGGTGCGGAAAGCGATCAGAAAAAGATGGCTGATCGTGGCAGGTGCAACGGTGACATTAGCGGCGCTCGCGGGCGTCGTGACCCTGCTGCGTCCTCCGATGTACACGGCCACGGCCGAGGGCCTCGTGTCGATCAGCCACCCGCAGACTAGGCCGCCTTGGGCATTGACCAATGGTTCGCAGTACATCACCGACCGGATGCCCAGCTACGCGCACGTCGGTGGCACCAGTTCGGTCATTCTCCCGGTCTATGCGCGCTTACACCTGCGCGAGTCTCTGAACGGTCGCGTTTCTTCTCAATGGGTAGCAGACAAGGCGTTGTTGCGCATCACTGTCACAGACCGCGATCCCGCGTTGGCGGCCCATATCGCCGACGACATTTTGCAGCAGCTCGGAGGGTCCATTGAGCAAATCGAGAACGGCAACATTCTCGTCACTGAAGTCACGCCGGCGCCGGTGCCTTCGACGCCGTCAAACCATAACGTGCTGCTGAACTCGGGAGTCGGCGCGGCCACCGGTTTGCTCTTAGGGTTGTTCGGCGCCGTGGGCCTGCAAGCGATGTCTGACCGCGCTCGGCGGCGCCGGCTTTGGCGCACATGGGTAATGGATGCGAGTGTGTACACGCATTTCTGGCGAGCAGGACGCGCGTCCCTGATCCCGCAATTGGCACCCGGCGGCCGGGTACTAGTACCGACCGATGCCGCTGCGGAGATCGACAAATACAGAGCTCTACACCCCGGCATTCCGTCGGTCGATTCTGTCGGATGGGCTCGACCTATCCTCCTGAACGAGGAAGAAGACCGGACGCAAATTCAAGTCAAAGCCCAAATGGGCGGCTCAATTGACGAATACCTATCGGCATCTGCCGTTATTGCGTGCGCTTCCCACAGGAATCTGACCGCCGTCCTCGGCCAGGATGTCGCAATCGAACAAGCGCACCGGCTGGGAGTCCACACCTGCGACATCCTCTGGATTGTTATTGAGGCCTACAAAACCGTCCACGACGAAAACAGAGGTCTGGCCGCGGCGCTCGTTGACGACTTGCTCGCCACCGGCGTGCAGCTGCCATTTGATTCGGGAGAAGATTTATTCACATGGGCCCACCACGAGGGCCTGCTCGAAGGAACGGTGGGACAGGCTCCCTGA
- a CDS encoding YveK family protein: protein MGKSAAVAGHGARSFRMLGMTVWRQYRSSMRPRWWWLVIPLCGALGLTAGTLWALLMPRTYTATAYAFVALTPGGSTDFDNQGAFSDGKFALQRTPTYAALATSTKVLQAVVADLHHGDVDQLRRQVEVIAIPDRVILQLSVKDPDPQVAIQIADSVMANLGRVVASIELGGASPRDLGNAQHLSPPVQILPIQHGALAPPTPRRYKAMAGLLAGLIVGAAAFYLIRSRRNAREQRSESWRPESSTHATRASGTDEPTVRARRAGDD, encoded by the coding sequence ATGGGGAAATCGGCGGCGGTCGCCGGTCACGGCGCGCGATCGTTTCGCATGCTCGGGATGACGGTCTGGCGCCAGTACCGGTCATCCATGCGGCCGCGGTGGTGGTGGCTGGTCATCCCGCTGTGCGGTGCACTCGGTCTGACCGCAGGAACGCTGTGGGCACTGCTCATGCCGCGGACCTACACAGCGACCGCGTACGCGTTCGTCGCGCTGACCCCTGGTGGTAGCACCGACTTTGATAACCAGGGTGCGTTTTCCGATGGAAAGTTCGCGCTCCAGCGAACGCCCACCTACGCTGCCCTCGCCACCTCTACAAAAGTTCTACAAGCAGTGGTTGCCGACCTGCACCACGGCGACGTCGACCAGCTACGCCGCCAGGTTGAGGTCATCGCCATTCCCGATAGGGTGATTTTGCAGTTGTCCGTGAAGGACCCCGACCCCCAAGTCGCTATCCAAATTGCCGATTCTGTGATGGCCAACCTCGGACGTGTTGTTGCCTCCATCGAACTAGGTGGCGCTAGCCCCCGCGATTTAGGTAACGCACAGCACCTGTCACCCCCCGTGCAGATCCTGCCGATTCAGCATGGGGCGTTGGCGCCGCCCACTCCGCGTCGGTACAAAGCAATGGCCGGATTGCTCGCCGGTTTGATCGTCGGTGCCGCTGCTTTCTACCTCATTCGATCTCGACGTAACGCACGAGAACAGCGAAGCGAGTCTTGGCGACCGGAGTCGAGTACTCACGCCACCCGGGCCAGTGGTACGGACGAACCGACCGTCAGGGCGAGGCGCGCCGGTGACGATTGA
- a CDS encoding glycosyltransferase produces the protein MSVCVNGKWLAQSPSGTQRYAAEVMRSLSSTPAASQVTLFLPKDAIEPPWASRFALVRSRFRGIFFEQVVLPWLTRGEHLYSLCGPAPVVKRNQTLVMHDATTFRFPSAFRLVFVLWQRLMYTVLSRTAKRVLTVSSFSRAELASVLGVPQDRFEVAPCGADHIEPQLLTDSAEALPFERGSYALIVGNLAPHKNVSAAVAALADSEVPVAVVGGAGHVQHVLRGVQLEGRDNVRLLGRVDDEQLQQLYAAAAVLVAPSRYEGFCIPIIEAGRLGCPAVFATGSAMTEVAGEGGLAFDPDDVVQCVKLVKRLISEPALRERLGTQARANTDRFSWARTAQKIFAPEDVVDSDATPAPVRVLHVTDYLATGIRTAIIGYANAIRGQGVESWLLAQDQGKGYFEEVDECSPFVTTRIAPHGLLNLWRAIGSSVAEFRPDIVHLHSSRAGAAGRLRFGLKDKPVLVYTPHCFSFEMRDVHGLRRRLYWVAERVLARRTDAFVCVSPHEAGLARGLRSRADVVVMLNMFGSSFAAQHDSAMPLPVVEAAPARIRIVNVGRATPQKDPEMFAQIVAALRVDRCVEATWVGDGPEPGRCTLQTADITVTGWLAAREVPAALEGQTVYLHTSRWEGGPIALREAMEAGLPVVVRRNPAYEGYLPEEWQFDEVDEAARMIRLLAEEPARSQRVNEQFEVLAEQRKSGPDIVLATAYRRLLARSGRPPRHHDCLHVNTTATGYGGLNVEDARWTHRSFPS, from the coding sequence ATGAGCGTATGTGTCAACGGTAAGTGGCTGGCCCAGTCGCCCTCCGGCACGCAGCGCTATGCGGCAGAGGTAATGCGAAGTCTCAGTTCGACGCCGGCGGCATCACAGGTCACGCTCTTTCTGCCCAAGGATGCGATCGAGCCGCCGTGGGCCTCGCGGTTTGCCCTCGTCCGTTCCCGCTTCCGCGGCATTTTCTTCGAACAGGTCGTCCTGCCCTGGCTTACTCGCGGCGAGCATCTGTATTCGCTATGCGGACCGGCGCCGGTCGTGAAGCGCAATCAAACGCTGGTCATGCACGACGCGACCACGTTTCGGTTCCCGAGCGCGTTCCGCCTTGTGTTCGTCCTCTGGCAACGCTTGATGTATACGGTGCTATCGCGAACCGCAAAGCGAGTGCTGACGGTTTCGTCGTTCAGCCGCGCGGAACTCGCCTCAGTTCTCGGTGTTCCGCAAGACCGCTTCGAGGTAGCACCGTGCGGGGCCGATCACATTGAGCCGCAGCTACTTACCGACTCGGCCGAAGCCCTGCCGTTCGAGCGAGGTTCATACGCATTGATTGTCGGCAATCTTGCCCCACACAAGAACGTCAGCGCCGCCGTTGCAGCGCTTGCCGATTCGGAAGTTCCGGTAGCTGTGGTGGGAGGCGCCGGGCACGTTCAGCACGTACTCCGGGGTGTGCAGCTCGAAGGTCGCGACAACGTCCGTCTGCTGGGCCGCGTGGATGACGAGCAGCTGCAACAGCTCTACGCGGCCGCAGCGGTTCTGGTAGCACCGTCACGGTATGAGGGGTTTTGCATCCCGATCATCGAGGCCGGCAGGCTGGGCTGCCCCGCGGTGTTTGCCACAGGCTCGGCGATGACCGAAGTGGCCGGCGAGGGAGGTCTGGCGTTCGACCCCGACGACGTGGTCCAGTGCGTCAAGCTCGTTAAACGCCTCATTTCCGAGCCCGCACTGCGCGAGCGCCTCGGCACCCAAGCTCGCGCCAACACCGACCGTTTCAGCTGGGCGCGCACGGCGCAAAAGATCTTCGCCCCGGAGGACGTCGTCGATAGCGATGCCACACCCGCGCCGGTGCGCGTCCTGCATGTCACCGATTACCTCGCAACCGGTATCCGGACCGCAATTATTGGCTACGCAAACGCAATCCGGGGTCAGGGTGTCGAGTCGTGGCTCCTCGCCCAGGATCAGGGCAAAGGATACTTCGAAGAGGTCGACGAATGTTCGCCATTCGTCACCACCCGCATCGCTCCTCACGGGCTGCTCAATCTTTGGCGCGCGATCGGCTCGTCGGTCGCGGAGTTCCGCCCTGACATCGTGCATCTGCATTCGTCACGGGCCGGCGCGGCGGGTCGATTGCGGTTCGGACTGAAAGATAAACCGGTCCTTGTGTATACGCCGCACTGTTTCTCCTTCGAGATGCGCGACGTCCACGGTCTCAGGCGCCGGCTTTATTGGGTCGCCGAGCGCGTGCTGGCACGCAGGACGGACGCGTTTGTCTGTGTCAGTCCGCACGAAGCCGGGCTGGCGAGGGGATTACGTTCTCGAGCCGACGTGGTCGTGATGCTCAACATGTTCGGTTCCTCCTTCGCAGCACAGCACGATTCAGCGATGCCGTTGCCGGTTGTCGAAGCCGCGCCCGCTCGGATTCGGATTGTCAACGTCGGACGTGCGACGCCCCAGAAAGATCCCGAAATGTTCGCCCAAATCGTCGCGGCGCTGCGGGTCGATCGCTGTGTTGAGGCCACGTGGGTGGGCGACGGACCGGAGCCGGGACGGTGCACCCTTCAGACGGCCGATATCACGGTGACCGGGTGGCTGGCGGCACGCGAGGTGCCCGCCGCGCTCGAGGGGCAGACCGTGTATTTGCACACCTCCCGCTGGGAGGGCGGGCCGATCGCCCTGCGCGAGGCGATGGAAGCCGGCCTGCCCGTAGTAGTCCGCCGCAACCCGGCCTATGAAGGTTATCTGCCGGAGGAATGGCAATTCGATGAAGTCGACGAAGCCGCGCGGATGATCCGGCTACTCGCCGAAGAGCCTGCACGCAGCCAGCGTGTCAACGAGCAGTTCGAGGTACTGGCGGAGCAGCGCAAGAGCGGCCCCGACATCGTTCTCGCCACGGCTTATCGCCGGCTACTGGCGCGATCGGGGCGGCCGCCGCGACACCATGATTGTTTACATGTCAACACGACCGCCACCGGATACGGCGGTCTCAACGTGGAGGACGCCCGGTGGACGCACCGCTCTTTTCCATCGTGA
- a CDS encoding sugar transferase encodes MGTVTTADDLRPRARWETIYAPRLLTTDIVVIAGAVFLAQFIRFGGPLHEGGAAKSLTAFSVLFTLLWMFALSMFRTRSPRVIGSGIDEYRQVVSASFWTFGVIAIVALLLKLEITRGYLAVAFPLGTLGLLLGRHFWNRQLARERAQGRCQTSVLAIGDKQAVSVLARELMREPANGYRIVGVGVPGYGAPKGEAIVVNGDAIPILGDEVAALGAIEEYGADTVAITGTEHFGVDGIRRLVWQLEAMDVDLVVSPGVIDIAGQRLTMRPVSGYPLIHVEKPQYEGANRFQKRTFDFFFALAALVATAPILVCAAIAIKLSSRGPVFYVADRLGLDRKPFRMLKLRTMVEDADAQLYMLAVGHESPGAVLFKMRDDPRITPVGRVLRRYSIDELPQFINVLKNDMSVVGPRPWLPLQRPLQQQDVETYARRRLLVKPGVTGAWQVSGRSDLSWEDSVRIDLSYVENWSMAGDLVIILKTIKAVFSRQGAY; translated from the coding sequence ATGGGCACCGTGACGACCGCCGACGACTTAAGGCCTCGCGCGCGATGGGAAACGATCTACGCGCCGAGGCTGCTCACCACCGACATCGTGGTCATTGCCGGGGCCGTGTTCTTGGCCCAGTTCATCCGGTTCGGAGGGCCATTGCACGAAGGCGGGGCCGCCAAGTCGCTAACCGCCTTCTCGGTACTCTTCACGCTGCTATGGATGTTCGCTCTTTCGATGTTCCGGACCCGCTCACCTCGAGTGATCGGTAGCGGCATCGATGAGTACAGGCAAGTCGTCAGTGCCTCCTTTTGGACCTTCGGCGTCATCGCCATCGTGGCGCTTCTGCTCAAGCTTGAAATCACCCGCGGCTATCTGGCCGTCGCATTTCCGTTGGGAACGTTAGGCCTACTGTTGGGCCGACATTTCTGGAACAGACAGTTGGCACGCGAACGCGCCCAAGGTCGCTGTCAAACTTCGGTTTTGGCCATCGGCGACAAGCAGGCGGTGTCTGTGCTTGCTCGCGAGCTCATGCGTGAACCGGCCAACGGCTACCGGATCGTCGGGGTCGGAGTGCCCGGCTATGGAGCGCCTAAGGGTGAAGCGATCGTCGTCAACGGCGACGCGATACCCATCCTGGGCGACGAGGTCGCCGCGCTGGGTGCGATCGAGGAATACGGCGCCGATACCGTAGCGATCACCGGCACCGAGCACTTCGGTGTGGATGGGATTCGCCGGCTGGTGTGGCAACTCGAAGCGATGGACGTCGATCTGGTCGTCTCCCCCGGTGTGATCGATATCGCCGGCCAGCGGCTGACGATGCGCCCGGTGTCTGGCTATCCGCTCATTCACGTTGAGAAGCCTCAGTATGAAGGTGCCAACCGGTTCCAAAAGCGCACGTTCGACTTCTTTTTCGCGCTGGCCGCGCTCGTGGCGACAGCGCCTATTCTCGTCTGCGCAGCGATCGCGATAAAGCTCTCCAGCCGGGGACCGGTCTTCTACGTCGCGGACCGACTCGGGCTGGATCGTAAACCGTTCAGGATGTTGAAGCTGCGCACGATGGTCGAAGACGCTGACGCTCAGCTGTATATGTTGGCCGTTGGACACGAAAGCCCGGGGGCGGTCCTGTTCAAAATGCGCGACGATCCCCGGATTACGCCGGTCGGGAGGGTGCTACGCCGATACAGCATCGACGAACTCCCGCAGTTTATCAATGTGCTCAAGAATGATATGAGCGTCGTCGGCCCACGGCCCTGGCTGCCGCTGCAGCGGCCGCTGCAGCAACAGGACGTGGAAACATACGCCAGACGAAGGCTTTTGGTCAAGCCAGGAGTCACGGGGGCGTGGCAGGTCAGCGGTCGTTCCGACTTGAGTTGGGAAGACTCCGTTCGAATCGACCTTTCCTATGTCGAAAACTGGTCCATGGCAGGTGATTTGGTCATCATCCTCAAGACCATAAAGGCCGTATTTTCCCGTCAGGGAGCATATTAG